The Pseudomonadota bacterium genome includes a region encoding these proteins:
- a CDS encoding ABC transporter ATP-binding protein, protein MAASELLAIDNLRFAWPGDDRPVLAVEQLRLAQGEKVFLYGPSGSGKSTLLALIGGLVVPDAGTIRLAGTELGSLSGPARDRFRAAHLGVIFQQFNLLPWLDVRANVMLPLRFSKERARRAGDPCRSADELLDGMDLAPGLRQRRADRLSVGQQQRVAAARALIGQPGLILADEPTSALDAERRQVFLDLLFRQLESTGSALLFVSHDRDLAVRFDRSLSLPEINRVKAPA, encoded by the coding sequence ATGGCCGCAAGCGAACTCCTGGCCATCGACAATCTGCGCTTCGCCTGGCCTGGCGACGACCGGCCCGTGCTGGCGGTCGAGCAGCTGCGGCTTGCACAGGGCGAAAAGGTCTTTCTCTACGGGCCGAGCGGTTCCGGCAAATCCACCTTGCTGGCGCTGATTGGCGGTCTGGTGGTGCCGGATGCCGGCACGATCCGACTGGCCGGCACCGAGCTCGGCTCGCTGTCCGGACCGGCGCGCGACCGATTCCGCGCAGCCCATCTCGGCGTGATCTTTCAGCAGTTCAACCTGCTGCCCTGGCTCGACGTGCGCGCCAATGTGATGCTGCCGTTGCGGTTTTCGAAGGAGCGTGCGCGCCGGGCTGGTGACCCCTGCCGGTCCGCCGATGAACTGCTCGACGGCATGGACCTGGCGCCCGGCCTGCGGCAGCGTCGCGCCGACCGCCTGAGTGTCGGTCAGCAGCAGCGCGTGGCCGCGGCCCGCGCGCTGATCGGCCAGCCCGGTCTGATTCTGGCCGACGAGCCGACCTCGGCACTGGACGCCGAGCGCCGCCAGGTGTTCCTCGATCTGCTGTTCAGGCAGCTCGAGTCGACCGGCAGCGCGCTGCTGTTTGTCAGCCACGACCGCGATCTTGCCGTGCGCTTCGACCGCAGCCTGAGCCTGCCCGAGATCAACCGCGTGAAAGCGCCGGCATGA
- a CDS encoding DUF2796 domain-containing protein — MNDRDHPVRVLAAVVASVMLIAAASAGEPQRRHSAHEHGRIDGSLAQDGDRFELTLSIPGVNVVGFEHTPHDDAQRAALDSARQRLVAGNWIALDQAGECAQPRVTVATVGYGVTDPVGSQAGGRGHAHRDHGEFRVRAEIECARADRLAWIELAPTGQRPASAEIELDVLTEARIDRIHLSTDRPRVRLR, encoded by the coding sequence GTGAACGACCGCGACCATCCGGTCCGGGTGCTGGCCGCCGTAGTCGCATCGGTGATGCTGATCGCTGCCGCGTCGGCCGGGGAGCCGCAGCGCCGGCACAGTGCGCATGAACACGGCCGGATTGACGGTAGCTTGGCGCAGGACGGCGATCGGTTCGAGCTCACGTTGTCCATTCCCGGTGTCAATGTGGTGGGCTTCGAGCACACCCCGCATGATGACGCCCAGCGCGCGGCGCTGGATTCGGCCCGTCAGCGGCTGGTCGCGGGCAACTGGATTGCCCTGGACCAGGCTGGCGAGTGCGCCCAACCAAGGGTTACTGTCGCCACGGTCGGTTATGGCGTAACCGACCCGGTCGGGTCGCAGGCCGGTGGTCGCGGGCACGCTCACCGAGACCACGGCGAATTCCGTGTCCGGGCGGAGATCGAGTGCGCCCGCGCCGATCGCCTGGCCTGGATCGAGCTGGCGCCGACCGGCCAACGCCCGGCATCGGCTGAAATCGAGCTGGACGTTTTGACCGAAGCCCGCATCGACCGCATTCACCTGAGCACCGACCGGCCTCGCGTGAGGCTGCGCTGA
- a CDS encoding MBL fold metallo-hydrolase: MSLTFLGAVGTVTGSKFLLRCKRTRYLIDCGLFQGYKHLRLRNWRALPLPAERIHDVILTHAHIDHSGWLPVLCREGFKGRILATPATRDLCRHLLPDSGFIQEKDAADANRYGSTRHKPARPLYTRAEAETCLRCFRAVRFGEPYRDTHLQLLFRHAGHIPGAAIVQLDINGLRIVFSGDLGNPDSATMVAPDTVDRADYLVVESTYGNRKRSSENAEAAIARVVNETASRGGSVIIPAFAVGRTQLILVHLERLMRGGRIPGLPVYLDSPLAINATEVWADHPDDHRLSVAEVEAACALPRYVNSVEESRALDLDVDRPKIIIAGSGMATGGRVVHHLKVYAPDARNTILFAGYQAGGTRGARLIAGEQSIKIHGQYWPVRARVENLDMLSAHADAGEIMDWLRGFSRPPRQTFIVHGEANASDTLRLRIEEELGWNAGIPEEGREYAL, encoded by the coding sequence TTGTCCCTGACCTTTCTCGGTGCCGTGGGTACCGTGACGGGCTCGAAGTTTCTGCTGCGCTGCAAGCGCACCCGCTATCTCATCGATTGCGGTCTGTTCCAGGGTTACAAGCATCTGCGTTTGCGCAACTGGCGCGCGCTGCCGCTCCCTGCCGAGCGCATTCACGATGTGATCCTGACGCATGCCCATATTGATCATTCGGGCTGGCTGCCCGTGCTGTGCCGGGAAGGCTTCAAGGGCCGAATCCTGGCGACCCCCGCGACGCGCGATCTCTGCCGCCATCTGTTGCCGGACAGCGGTTTCATCCAGGAAAAGGATGCGGCCGACGCCAACCGTTACGGATCGACCCGCCACAAGCCCGCGCGGCCCCTCTACACCCGTGCCGAAGCCGAGACCTGCCTGCGTTGTTTCCGTGCCGTGCGGTTCGGCGAGCCATACCGCGACACTCACCTGCAGCTGCTGTTTCGCCATGCCGGCCACATCCCGGGCGCCGCAATTGTCCAGCTGGATATCAATGGACTACGGATTGTTTTCAGCGGCGACCTGGGTAATCCGGACAGCGCCACCATGGTGGCACCGGACACGGTCGATCGCGCTGACTATCTGGTGGTCGAATCAACTTACGGCAACCGCAAGCGGAGCAGCGAAAACGCCGAAGCAGCCATTGCGCGCGTCGTCAATGAAACGGCCTCCCGCGGCGGTTCAGTCATCATTCCGGCCTTTGCCGTTGGCCGCACCCAGTTGATACTGGTCCACCTCGAACGGCTGATGCGAGGCGGACGCATTCCCGGACTTCCGGTCTATCTGGACAGCCCCCTGGCAATCAATGCCACGGAGGTTTGGGCCGATCATCCCGATGACCACCGGCTGAGCGTGGCCGAGGTCGAGGCGGCATGCGCGCTGCCGCGATATGTCAACAGCGTTGAGGAATCCAGGGCGCTCGATCTGGATGTCGACAGGCCGAAAATCATCATCGCCGGCAGCGGCATGGCCACCGGTGGGCGAGTGGTTCATCATCTCAAGGTGTATGCACCCGATGCACGCAACACCATCCTGTTTGCCGGCTACCAGGCCGGCGGTACGCGCGGCGCAAGACTGATTGCCGGTGAGCAATCCATCAAGATTCATGGCCAGTACTGGCCGGTTCGTGCCCGCGTGGAGAATCTCGATATGCTCTCAGCGCATGCCGATGCCGGCGAGATCATGGACTGGTTGCGCGGATTTTCGCGACCGCCCCGCCAGACCTTCATCGTTCACGGCGAGGCGAACGCATCCGATACGCTCAGACTGCGCATTGAAGAGGAGCTCGGCTGGAATGCAGGGATCCCCGAAGAAGGTCGGGAGTACGCGCTGTGA
- a CDS encoding DUF3185 family protein: MSTNRLIGIILIVIGGGLLYFGLQATGSLAEEVHETFTGRFTDETTWYLLGGGAALVVGLIMALRGGK; this comes from the coding sequence ATGAGCACCAACAGACTGATCGGCATCATCCTGATCGTCATCGGCGGCGGATTACTGTATTTCGGCCTTCAGGCCACCGGCTCGCTGGCCGAGGAAGTCCACGAGACCTTCACCGGCCGCTTCACCGACGAGACCACCTGGTACCTGCTCGGCGGCGGCGCGGCGCTGGTCGTCGGTCTGATCATGGCGCTGCGCGGCGGGAAGTAA
- a CDS encoding S9 family peptidase — MKNLLLSLLLLAPSLALAQDDSAEEGRNGLSVEVLWALDRIGSPVISPDGASIVAPVTDYDVESDESETRLWLFASDGSVERPLTAQGYSASNPVFAPDGDRLAFTAKRDDDQASQIYLLDMEGPGEAQRLTEIPTGVSGVKWVGEHLYFISSIWPEIGDWEAMAERKSAEEESKISARQWNALPYSFWDHWIDEERQSHLFRIPADGGQIEALTGPTGRQLPRSSAGAGSYDVHPEETHFAFVANSREGGVEPDNDIFVARIGSDEAENLTADNEASDGTPMFSPDGRTLAYLEQRIAGFYGDQNNIVLYHLDSGERRNITAGWDRSATGLVWAPDASGFYGAIADQARVRVYFIDAGGRQPRALTTDNTFGDLAIADDGTLVGTRQSFTDPPRLVRIDTGSGAVTRLDTINDDILAGVDMGSYESVTYTGHDGADIQMWVNYPPGFDESKEYPLFLLIHGGPHGAISDTFHFRWNAQTFASWGYVTAWHNFHGSASFGQEFTDSINPDWVTAPYHDTIAAAEWFANKDWIDEERMVAGGGSYGGYLSSILLGKDHPFNALLIHAPVYNMYSQMAADFAVHAQRFGDFWEVPEIYQAISPHYYAKDFDTPALIIHGQNDLRVPVGQAFELFRTLQSKGIESRLIYFPDENHWVLKPNNSIYWYHEVEKWMAKFAEPGGR, encoded by the coding sequence ATGAAAAACCTCCTCCTGTCCCTGTTACTCCTCGCCCCCAGCCTGGCGCTCGCCCAGGACGACAGCGCCGAAGAAGGGCGCAATGGATTGTCAGTCGAAGTGCTTTGGGCGCTGGACCGTATCGGTTCGCCGGTCATTTCACCGGATGGCGCAAGCATCGTTGCGCCGGTAACCGACTACGATGTGGAGTCCGATGAAAGCGAGACCCGGCTTTGGCTGTTCGCGTCTGACGGCTCGGTCGAACGGCCACTGACCGCGCAAGGCTACTCCGCCTCCAATCCGGTGTTCGCCCCAGACGGGGACCGGCTCGCCTTCACCGCCAAGCGTGATGACGACCAGGCCAGCCAGATTTACCTGCTCGACATGGAGGGCCCGGGCGAGGCCCAGCGACTGACTGAAATCCCGACCGGCGTCAGCGGCGTGAAGTGGGTCGGTGAGCACCTGTACTTCATTTCCAGCATCTGGCCGGAGATCGGAGACTGGGAAGCGATGGCCGAGCGCAAGTCCGCCGAAGAGGAATCGAAAATCTCTGCGCGTCAGTGGAATGCGCTGCCCTATTCCTTCTGGGACCACTGGATCGACGAGGAGCGCCAGTCCCACCTGTTCCGCATTCCGGCCGACGGCGGCCAGATCGAGGCGCTGACCGGCCCGACCGGCCGGCAGCTTCCCCGCTCGTCGGCCGGGGCGGGCAGCTATGACGTCCACCCGGAAGAAACGCACTTCGCGTTTGTCGCCAACAGCCGCGAGGGTGGCGTCGAGCCCGACAACGATATTTTCGTCGCGCGCATCGGAAGCGACGAAGCCGAGAATCTCACCGCGGACAATGAGGCCAGCGACGGTACGCCGATGTTCAGTCCAGACGGTCGCACTCTGGCCTATCTCGAGCAGCGCATTGCCGGTTTCTACGGCGACCAGAACAACATCGTCCTCTACCATCTCGATAGCGGGGAGCGTCGCAATATCACCGCCGGCTGGGATCGCTCGGCCACGGGCCTGGTCTGGGCGCCGGATGCATCCGGTTTCTACGGCGCCATCGCCGACCAGGCCCGCGTGCGGGTCTACTTCATCGACGCCGGAGGTCGCCAGCCGCGGGCCCTGACCACCGACAATACCTTTGGCGACCTCGCCATTGCCGACGATGGCACCCTGGTCGGCACCCGCCAGAGTTTCACCGATCCACCCCGGCTGGTGCGCATCGATACCGGCTCCGGCGCGGTGACGCGCCTGGATACCATCAATGACGACATTCTGGCCGGCGTCGACATGGGCAGCTACGAGTCGGTGACCTATACCGGCCATGACGGTGCCGACATTCAGATGTGGGTCAACTATCCACCGGGCTTCGACGAAAGCAAGGAATACCCGCTGTTCCTGCTCATTCACGGCGGTCCGCACGGCGCGATCTCCGACACCTTCCACTTCCGCTGGAACGCCCAGACCTTCGCCTCCTGGGGCTATGTCACCGCCTGGCACAACTTCCACGGATCGGCCAGTTTCGGCCAGGAATTCACCGACTCGATCAACCCCGACTGGGTGACCGCGCCATACCATGACACCATTGCCGCGGCCGAGTGGTTTGCCAACAAGGACTGGATCGACGAGGAACGGATGGTCGCCGGTGGCGGCAGCTACGGCGGTTATCTCTCATCGATCCTGCTCGGCAAGGACCATCCGTTCAATGCGCTGCTGATTCACGCCCCGGTCTACAACATGTACTCGCAGATGGCCGCCGATTTCGCCGTGCATGCGCAGCGTTTCGGCGACTTCTGGGAAGTGCCCGAAATCTACCAGGCGATCTCGCCACACTACTACGCAAAGGACTTCGACACCCCGGCGCTGATCATCCACGGTCAGAACGACCTGCGCGTGCCGGTTGGCCAGGCCTTCGAGCTGTTCCGCACGCTGCAGAGCAAAGGCATTGAGTCGCGCCTGATCTACTTCCCCGACGAAAACCACTGGGTGCTCAAGCCGAACAACTCGATCTACTGGTACCACGAGGTCGAGAAGTGGATGGCGAAGTTCGCGGAGCCGGGCGGGCGATAG
- a CDS encoding cystathionine beta-lyase, whose product MTRKSSIDTACVHAGERHGDIRLGLNTPIVTSTAFDYRAGGVRYPRYVNALNHDVVAGKLAALEGAEAARVTASGMGAISAVFLSLMKPGDHAVMLEGLYGGTTDLIEGLLEPMGMRFSTWDGQPASLGALFEDDTRLLMVESPTNPLLAVVDLARTAKIARRHGVVSLVDNTFATPILQQPIEQGFDLVMHSATKFLGGHSDLLCGALAGSKAMIDCIHPNIVRLGATLNGQDLALLERSIKTLAVRVGRASDNAAELARRLENDPRINEVRYPGLTAHRGHDVAARQMSGFGGMLSFWLGARTEPDAFLEALGIIRPAVSLGGVETTICQPSRTSHAKLAAEQRKVMGIDDRLMRLSVGIEGVDDLWGDLDQALEV is encoded by the coding sequence ATGACCCGGAAATCCTCGATCGACACCGCCTGCGTGCACGCCGGTGAGCGGCACGGCGACATTCGTCTCGGCCTCAACACCCCGATCGTGACCAGTACCGCCTTCGACTACCGCGCCGGCGGCGTGCGGTACCCGCGCTACGTCAACGCGCTCAACCACGATGTTGTCGCCGGTAAACTCGCCGCGCTCGAAGGAGCCGAGGCGGCGCGCGTTACCGCCTCGGGCATGGGCGCGATCAGTGCCGTTTTCCTGAGCCTGATGAAGCCCGGCGACCACGCGGTGATGCTCGAGGGGCTCTACGGTGGCACGACGGATCTCATCGAAGGCCTGCTCGAACCGATGGGGATGCGGTTTTCAACCTGGGACGGACAACCGGCCTCGCTCGGGGCGCTGTTCGAGGACGACACGCGCCTGCTGATGGTCGAGTCGCCCACCAACCCGCTGCTGGCAGTCGTCGACCTTGCCCGGACGGCAAAAATCGCCCGCCGCCACGGTGTCGTGAGTCTTGTCGACAACACCTTCGCCACGCCCATACTGCAGCAGCCGATCGAGCAGGGCTTCGACCTGGTCATGCATTCGGCCACGAAATTCCTCGGTGGCCACTCCGACCTGCTCTGCGGCGCCCTGGCCGGTTCGAAGGCCATGATCGACTGCATTCATCCCAACATCGTGCGCCTGGGCGCCACGCTCAATGGCCAGGACCTGGCCCTGCTCGAGCGCTCGATCAAGACCCTGGCGGTGCGCGTCGGGCGCGCGTCGGATAATGCCGCCGAGCTGGCCAGACGGCTGGAGAACGACCCGCGCATCAACGAAGTGCGCTATCCGGGCCTGACGGCTCACCGCGGACATGATGTCGCGGCCCGGCAGATGAGCGGCTTCGGCGGAATGCTGAGCTTCTGGCTGGGCGCCCGGACCGAGCCGGACGCGTTCCTCGAAGCACTCGGCATCATCCGGCCGGCCGTCAGTCTGGGCGGGGTCGAAACCACAATCTGTCAGCCCTCGCGGACCAGTCACGCCAAACTCGCTGCTGAACAGCGCAAGGTGATGGGCATTGACGATCGGCTGATGCGGCTGTCGGTGGGGATCGAAGGCGTCGATGATCTGTGGGGCGACCTCGACCAGGCATTGGAGGTCTGA
- a CDS encoding glutamine amidotransferase has protein sequence MSDEKRPRLLIVKTGSAFAEAIRRHGDFDDWFRRALGEECFGFDTVNVHEHEPLPVADAIGDYAGVVVTGSPAMVSHRHEWSEKAAAWLAKIIDRDAAPLLGVCYGHQLIAHALGGHVGPNPHGRRMGTVALEWIDTDDPLTGALEQGASVHVTHLEAVLDPPPGARVIGHSQGDPYHVLHFGGRSWGVQFHPEFTAGIMRCYIEARASLLDGEGLDPNRLLQAVTETDSGTDLLARFGRLCRRQQSPAHAPIT, from the coding sequence GTGAGCGATGAAAAAAGACCCCGTCTTCTGATCGTCAAGACCGGTTCGGCCTTTGCCGAGGCAATCCGCCGCCATGGAGACTTCGACGACTGGTTCCGCCGCGCTCTGGGTGAGGAGTGTTTCGGTTTCGATACGGTCAACGTTCATGAGCACGAGCCGCTCCCGGTAGCGGATGCCATCGGCGACTATGCTGGTGTTGTTGTGACCGGCTCACCGGCGATGGTCTCGCACCGTCATGAGTGGTCGGAGAAAGCGGCGGCCTGGCTGGCCAAGATCATCGATCGTGATGCAGCGCCGCTCCTGGGGGTCTGTTATGGCCATCAGCTGATCGCGCATGCGCTGGGTGGGCACGTCGGCCCCAACCCGCATGGGCGTCGCATGGGGACGGTTGCGCTTGAGTGGATTGACACGGACGATCCGCTGACAGGCGCCCTGGAACAGGGTGCGTCCGTTCATGTCACCCACCTCGAGGCCGTGCTCGATCCGCCTCCGGGTGCGCGGGTGATCGGCCACAGTCAGGGTGACCCCTATCATGTCCTGCATTTTGGCGGTCGCAGCTGGGGGGTCCAGTTCCATCCGGAATTCACTGCCGGGATCATGCGCTGCTACATCGAGGCGCGTGCCAGCCTGCTCGATGGTGAGGGCCTCGACCCGAACCGGCTGCTCCAGGCGGTGACCGAAACGGACTCCGGCACCGATCTGCTGGCCCGCTTTGGCCGTCTCTGCCGCCGACAACAGTCACCTGCACATGCCCCGATCACCTGA
- a CDS encoding sodium-dependent transporter → MKTTSIHGMWSSRLAFILAATGSAVGLGNIWRFPYITSENGGGAFVLIYLACIAVVGLPVMFSEIVIGRRGRMSPINSLRELSDDAGASRAWTGIGWMGIIAGFLVLSFYSVVAGWTLHYGFIYLKQLFGGAAIADPEATFGALLANPAELTFWHALFMCMTLGVVAFGVERGLERAVSILMPVLFFLLLILLGWGMNTGHFAEAVGFLFRPDWSQVSGTMIVTAMGQAFFTLSLGMCAIMTYGAYLPAGVSIPRVGVTVAAADTVVALIAGLAIFPIVISFGIDPGSGGAGLIFTSLPLAFNEMPFGTLYGMMFFLLLSVAAWTSSISLLEPATAYLVESTNLGRKGAAAVIGALAWLAGMASVFSFNVWSHVSIGGRDVMSAIEHAANNIMMPLGGMLIAVFAGWVLSSKITHEELDKKMPDWAFNAWLWLVRVVTPAMILVVLASLMGLI, encoded by the coding sequence ATGAAAACCACCTCCATTCACGGCATGTGGTCATCACGGCTGGCCTTTATCCTGGCCGCCACCGGATCGGCCGTTGGCCTGGGCAACATCTGGCGCTTTCCCTACATCACGTCAGAAAACGGCGGCGGCGCTTTCGTTCTGATCTATCTTGCCTGCATTGCCGTTGTCGGCCTGCCGGTGATGTTCTCCGAAATCGTCATCGGACGGCGCGGCCGGATGAGCCCGATCAATTCACTCAGGGAACTGTCTGACGACGCCGGTGCCAGCCGGGCCTGGACGGGAATCGGATGGATGGGCATTATCGCCGGCTTTCTGGTGCTGTCGTTCTACTCGGTGGTGGCAGGCTGGACCCTGCATTACGGCTTTATCTATCTCAAGCAGCTGTTTGGCGGCGCAGCGATCGCCGATCCGGAGGCGACTTTCGGCGCCCTGCTGGCCAACCCGGCCGAGCTGACGTTCTGGCACGCCCTGTTCATGTGCATGACCCTGGGCGTTGTGGCCTTCGGCGTCGAGCGCGGCCTCGAACGCGCGGTCAGCATTTTGATGCCGGTTCTGTTCTTCCTGCTGCTGATCCTGCTTGGCTGGGGCATGAACACCGGCCATTTCGCCGAGGCGGTCGGCTTTCTGTTCAGGCCCGACTGGTCGCAGGTCTCCGGTACCATGATCGTCACCGCCATGGGCCAGGCCTTCTTCACACTCAGTCTGGGCATGTGCGCGATCATGACCTACGGGGCCTATCTGCCGGCAGGCGTGAGCATCCCGCGCGTGGGCGTCACCGTCGCCGCGGCCGACACCGTTGTGGCGCTGATTGCCGGTCTGGCCATCTTCCCGATCGTGATCTCTTTCGGCATCGATCCCGGATCCGGCGGTGCCGGTCTGATCTTCACCTCACTGCCGCTGGCATTCAATGAAATGCCTTTCGGGACCCTCTACGGCATGATGTTTTTCCTGCTGCTGTCGGTGGCGGCCTGGACCAGTTCGATCTCGCTGCTGGAGCCGGCCACAGCCTACCTGGTCGAGAGCACCAACCTGGGTCGCAAGGGTGCGGCCGCGGTCATTGGGGCACTCGCCTGGCTGGCGGGCATGGCATCGGTGTTCTCGTTCAACGTCTGGTCACATGTCTCGATTGGCGGGCGTGACGTCATGAGCGCCATCGAGCACGCCGCCAACAACATCATGATGCCGCTCGGCGGCATGCTCATCGCGGTGTTTGCCGGCTGGGTGCTGTCGAGCAAGATCACGCACGAGGAGCTGGACAAGAAGATGCCCGACTGGGCTTTCAACGCCTGGCTGTGGCTGGTGCGCGTGGTGACCCCGGCAATGATTCTGGTGGTGCTGGCCAGCCTGATGGGTCTGATCTGA
- a CDS encoding ABC transporter permease, translating into MTLLPLALRSLTNRAFAVSLTVVTIALSIALLVMVEQLRSEVREGFYRSVSGTDLIVGARTAPVQLLLYSVFGIGSPTNNLSWESYRELAGRPGVDWTIPMSLGDSHRGYRVVGTTTALFEYFRYGDRQSLEFSAGEPFEDLYDVVIGHQVARRLGYGTGMRLALAHGGGNVSLQGHDDHPFTVSAVLAPTGTPVDHTLYISLAAHEAIHIGWESGVRRPGGGLDPDQARRRADELVPDSITAALIGLETRAAVFGLQREINEYRDEALTAIMPGITLQQLWRITGVAEQVLRVVAAMVVIAGLLGMLTVLLTTLNERRREMAILRANGARPWQIAGLLVFEAGLISGAGIVVGTGLATIAILAAAPWVLDRFGLAIGLGWPEWWQLGVLAGIFAAGLLVALVPAIMAYRRTLADGMQTRL; encoded by the coding sequence ATGACCCTGCTTCCGCTGGCCCTGCGCTCGCTGACCAATCGCGCCTTCGCGGTCTCGCTGACCGTTGTCACGATCGCCCTGTCGATCGCCCTGCTGGTCATGGTCGAGCAGCTGCGAAGCGAAGTACGTGAGGGCTTCTATCGTTCCGTCAGCGGTACCGACCTGATCGTCGGGGCCCGAACCGCCCCGGTGCAGCTGCTGCTCTACTCGGTCTTTGGCATTGGCAGTCCCACCAACAATCTGTCCTGGGAAAGCTATCGGGAGCTGGCTGGCCGACCCGGCGTCGACTGGACCATCCCGATGTCCCTTGGCGACAGCCACCGCGGCTATCGCGTCGTTGGCACGACCACCGCACTGTTCGAGTATTTTCGATACGGAGACCGGCAGTCGCTGGAATTTTCCGCCGGCGAACCGTTCGAGGATCTCTATGATGTCGTCATCGGCCATCAGGTCGCGCGCAGGCTTGGCTACGGGACGGGCATGCGGCTTGCCCTGGCCCATGGTGGCGGCAACGTCAGCCTGCAGGGGCACGACGACCATCCGTTTACCGTCAGCGCCGTCCTCGCGCCGACCGGCACGCCGGTCGACCACACGCTTTACATCTCGCTGGCGGCTCACGAGGCCATCCATATCGGCTGGGAATCGGGCGTACGCCGACCCGGCGGCGGGCTTGATCCCGACCAGGCGCGCCGGCGCGCCGACGAGCTGGTTCCCGACTCGATCACCGCTGCCCTGATCGGACTTGAAACCCGCGCCGCCGTCTTCGGCCTGCAGCGCGAAATCAACGAATACCGGGACGAAGCGCTGACCGCAATCATGCCCGGCATCACGCTACAGCAGCTGTGGCGCATCACCGGCGTGGCCGAGCAGGTACTGCGCGTGGTTGCCGCCATGGTCGTGATTGCGGGACTGCTGGGCATGCTCACCGTGCTGCTGACCACCTTGAACGAGCGCCGGAGAGAAATGGCCATCTTGCGGGCCAACGGCGCCCGGCCCTGGCAGATCGCCGGGTTGCTCGTCTTCGAGGCCGGACTGATCAGCGGCGCCGGTATCGTCGTTGGCACCGGCCTGGCGACCATCGCGATCCTGGCAGCAGCGCCCTGGGTGCTCGACCGGTTCGGTCTGGCCATCGGTCTTGGCTGGCCGGAATGGTGGCAGCTCGGCGTGCTCGCCGGAATCTTCGCGGCCGGTCTGCTGGTCGCGCTGGTGCCGGCTATCATGGCCTACCGGCGAACGCTCGCCGACGGCATGCAGACAAGATTGTGA
- a CDS encoding DUF3299 domain-containing protein, which yields MHMQRVDMKQARHRIVTALVAALLALPAAADDARELEWLDLMPAEEAESWLSESGNVDHSGYTAPDPFQSWNTVSELDGQRVRLPGFVVPVETDGQGRLTEFFLVPYFGACIHVPPPPANQIVYGRLAEPIEMVNIWDAFWMEGTLHVEEVTNETADSAYTMAVDSLKPYSG from the coding sequence ATGCACATGCAGAGGGTCGACATGAAACAGGCACGCCACCGTATTGTGACCGCGCTGGTCGCCGCACTCCTCGCCCTGCCGGCGGCAGCCGATGACGCGCGTGAGCTTGAGTGGCTCGATCTGATGCCGGCCGAAGAGGCCGAGTCCTGGCTGTCGGAATCCGGCAACGTCGATCACTCCGGCTATACCGCACCCGATCCGTTTCAGTCCTGGAACACGGTGTCTGAACTGGATGGGCAGCGAGTCCGCCTGCCCGGTTTCGTGGTGCCGGTGGAAACCGATGGGCAAGGCCGGCTGACCGAATTCTTCCTGGTGCCGTATTTCGGCGCCTGCATTCACGTGCCGCCGCCGCCGGCCAACCAGATCGTCTACGGTCGGCTGGCCGAGCCGATCGAGATGGTCAACATCTGGGATGCCTTCTGGATGGAGGGCACGCTGCATGTCGAAGAAGTCACGAACGAGACTGCCGACTCGGCCTACACGATGGCGGTGGACTCGCTCAAACCGTACTCCGGATGA